TAATTTATCAATATACGATATGCCAGATAAGATATTTAAATTTTTGGCTTATGCCCTTCAACATGAGGAAAAGGACAATTGGAAGAAGATTATAAAAAGAGGGTATATATCATCAAAAAAAGTTGATTTAGAGGATGAAGAGAAATATAAAAACTTAAGAAATGATGTTTATGAAAGGCTTTTGAGAGGGCAGTCAATATTGGGATATTTTATAGACACCAGTGAGAGAAAAACTTTAGTAGGGTGGAGCTTTCTTGAGTATTATATGAAAGGGGTGAGAGGTTTGGAAGAAAAAAGGCTTGAGACTATAAAAAGAGTTAGTGATGATATTGCACAACTAATAAAAATGAAAGGAAATGTGCGAAGGCTTACGCAATTAGAAACATCAAAAACTTATGGAGATTTTAGGAATGTACTAAGACTCATAATTAAAGATAGGATAAGTGCAGGGCTTGAAAAGCCTTTATTTACAATTGATGAATATGAAAAATATCTTTTTCCTGAAGGTAATTTATCTTGGAAGGAGACTCAGGATCTTATAATATTTAGACTTTATGAGCAATTACATAACTGGTTAGTCGATAATAAAAAAGAAATAAAAGAAAATTTAATAGAAAGTGATGAAATTGAAAGTGAAGAAAAAGATAAGGAGGAATTAATCTATGAATAATGTAAATGGTTTTATATTAATAGATGCTCCTGCTTCTGCACTGAATAATGCTGGCCCAGATATTGGAGCGAAGACAGAAAATACAATTGCTGTAAAGAAAATAAGAAGAGGTAGAGGGGAATACGTATACGTTTCAGGTCAAGCTTTTAGGTATTGGATAAGAAATTCTTTAGAAAATATTTTTAGATGGGAGTTATCACCTATTGAGAGAGAATCGAAGATAGCCTTTACAGCAGCAAATCCTTTCAAATACCCAGATGATGATGTGTTTGGATACATGAAAGCAATAGGTAAAAAATCTGGGACCACTCTCACAAGAGTTTCTCCTTTTAAGTGTTCACCACTAATTTCTGTAACTCCTGTAAATATAGTTAATGATTTTGGAGTTATGGCAAGGCATGAAGGAGACCCCGTGCCTTATGAACATCAATTTTACTCAACAGTTTTAAAAGGAATTTTTTCACTTGATTTAGATTCGGTAGGTAGATTTAGCAGTGTAAATAAAACTGGATATATGAATATAACACAAGCATATAAAGAAGAATGGGAAACACATAATTGTATAGTTGAAGAAGATGGAAAAGTTATAAGCTTACCAGTTGATATAAGGGGTAAAAGAGCTAGTGAACTAATAGGAGTGCTGCCATATATATTTGGAGGAGCAAAACAAACATCTCATTTAACAGATGTTTCTCCTAAATTTATAGTTTTGGCTATACTGAATTGTGGTAATAACATCTTTATGAATATTGCAGTTGATGAAAAAGGAGAGGCTGCTATAAATGTAAAAGCTTTAAAAGAAGTTATTTTGGATTATCAAGAAAACATTATTTCTGATCTATATATTGGGAAAAGAGAAGGATTTATGGACGAATACAATGAAGATTTAAAACATATGCTTGATGAATTAAACAGTACATTATCAAATATTAAAGTACATCTTTTAACAGTAAATGATGCGGTGTCTAATTTTCAGCAAGTGGTTAGTGGCTTTTATAAGAGGTGATATAACATGAGAGTTTTAAGGGTGCATCTTGTGGGCTGGACTGCATCATTTAGGTATCCAATCTTTGTAACAGGGTATCAGCCTACTTTACCTGTACCTCCTGTGTCTACGATATATGGTCTTATTTCTGCAGCTAAAGGAGAGTATATAACACCTAAAGATACAAAAGTAGGTTATGTAATGAGAAGTGATGCAAAAGGGATTGATTTAGAAACTATATACATGCTTTCAAATGACAATAGTGTAAAATCTAATATCTATAAAAGAGAATTTTTGTTAAATCCAGATTTGTATGTATATCTTACAAATTTAAGCTTTAAAGATGCTTTTAAAAAACCGGAGTATTCTCTTCTTTTAGGTAGAAGTTCTGATTTGATGATGGTAGAGGAGGTTAAAGAGATAGATTTAGTACAAAAGCATGGTAAAAAAAGAGTTGGAGGTACAGTTGTACCTTTTGGGGAGGAAGGTATCTGGGGTCCTCTTCAAGCACTCCCTATGTATTTTTCAAATACAATTCCTAGGGAAGCTATTCGCATTAGACCGTATTATGTTTTAGGAGATTTTATTGAGTATGAAGGAGATAGTTTTTGGTACGATGAGGAATTAGATTGGGGAGTATATATACATGGGTAAGAAAATATTGGCAAAAAGCAGTGAATATGGAGAGGAAACACTTATTCAACATACACGAAATGCCCTTTTAGTTTTTAAAAGTTTAAAAGATGCCTACCCAGAAGTTGTTGAAATTTGTGATGATGAGAAATTTTATGAGTACCTTTTTGTAACTGTATTTCTACATGATTTTGGCAAGGCAGCAGAAGGATTCCAAAAAATGCTAAAAGAGGGGAACCCATGGGGATACAGGCACGAGATAATATCAGCAGGTTTTATCTCATGCTTGCCCTATTCCGAAGATGTAAAAAAAGATATTGCTCTTGCGATTATTACACACCACAAAGACTTATATGAACTGCAAGAAAGTTATTCTACTTTGACAACGCCCGGAAAAGACAATTATATAAAAAAGTTAAAAGAACTAGAGGGAAATATAAAGTACTTGCAGTTTATGATAGATAAGGTGCCAGAGTGGAGTAAAGAATTTTTAGAATATGAAATTAGATTAAAACAGATACAGTCTATTGAAGAAATAGAAGACGCCTTTCATTTTGCTGTAAAAGAATACTTAAATGCTTATGAAGACAAAAAAATTAAAAATGATAAAAGAAAGTTATTTTTAGGAGGGTTTTTGACTGCATGTGACCATTTATCGTCGGCTTCTCAAGAGGAAATAGTAAAAGCAATATCAGACATGAAAAACATATTTAAATTTGAAAGTTATAAAGATATGCAATTAAAAGCTATGAATACAAAAGGATCGGCCATTTTAATTGCCCCGACAGGTTATGGGAAAACAGAAGCTTCTCTTTTATGGAGTGATTTCAATCAAAATGAATCGAAAGGGAAAAGGGTATTTTATCTACTTCCTTATACAGCAAGTATTAATGCCATGTATAACAGGCTCAAAAATTCTTTTGGAGACGAAAAAGTGGCTTTACTTCATGGGAAGGCTTTGTATTTTCTATATAAAGAGTTCACAAAATCAGGAGAAGATTATTTTGATGTGGTAAATATGGCTAGGCCAAAATATGATTTATCTAAGAAAATTTTCAAACCTTATAAAGTTTTAACCCCATTTCAAATATTAAAATACTTCTTTGGTGTAACTGGATTTGAACAGCATATTGGTGAAATGACAGGCGGACTTTTTATTGTGGATGAAGTCCATAGCTATGACCCTCATACTACCGCTTTGATAATTGAGACTTTGAAATATCTGAAAGAAAATTATAAAGCAGAAGTTTTAATAATGTCTGCGACATTGCCTATATTTTTAAAAGAGCTTTTTATGAAAGAACTTAATATAAACTGTTTAATTGAGCCCTGCAGAGAAGAGCTGAAAAACATTGCGAGGCATAGAGTTTCAATAATAGATGGAGATGTTTTTTCTAATATAGGTAAAATAATAAAAGATATAAAAGAAAACAAAAAAGTTCTTGTTGTTTGTAATACAGTGGATCGTGCACAGAAAGTTTATAATGAACTAAAAGATTATACAAATGAAAAAGCTCTTTTACATTCGCGATTTATTTTAAAGGACAGAGAAAGAATAGAAAAGAGTTTAGACAAAGTTCAATTATTAGTTGGTACGCAGGCTATAGAAGTTTCGTTGGATATAGATTTTGATGTTTTATATACTGAATCTGCCCCTATTGATGCACTTATTCAAAGGTTTGGCAGGGTGAATAGAAAAGGATACAAAGGCATATCACCAGTTTATATTTTTTCACAAGGGTCTTGTGAAGATAAATTTGTTTATAAGAATCAAAAGGTTGTAAGTAAAACATTAGAACTTTTAAGTAAATATGATATGCTAAGCGAAGATTTAATACAAAATTTAGTTAATGAAGTTTATAAAGATGGCTATATAGATAAAGATTATGAGGAATTTCTAAAAGCAAAAGATAGCTTTAGAAATGTTGTAAGTCAATTATATCCCTTTATTGAAAATAAATATTTAAAAGAAGAGTTTTATGAACTGTTTGATAATAGAGAAGTTGTACCTTATATATTTGAAGAAGAGTATATAAACAAAATTAAAAATAAAGAATACTTTGAAGCTGCAGGGTATGTAGTAGGTATTTCTCAGGGAAGATATATCGCTTTAAAAAAACAGGGACTCATTGAAGATAAAGGCTATGATGTGGATTTTGTGTATTGTGAATATGATAAGGATTTAGGACTTCTCATTGATAAACCTTATGATAATGTATTTACAACGTAATTTTTAATATTAATAAGGTGATATTATGGATCTAATTACAGGTACAGAAATAAATTATTATTTTGTGTGCAAGCATAAACTTTGGCTTTTTACCCATGGTATAAATATGGAGCATAATTCTGATTATGTTGATATAGGTAAATCTTTGCATGAAAACAGTTTTCAAAGAGAAGATAAAGAAATTTTACTTGATGGACGTGTAAAAATTGATTTTATTAAAAATCAATTGGAAATACACGAAACCAAGAAGAGTAAAGCAATAGAAGAAGCGACAAAGTACCAAGTTTTATACTATATTTACTATTTGAAAATGAAAGGTGTGGATAAAGTTACAGGAGTTATACATTATATGGATAACCATTCGAAGGAGGAGATTTCTCTTAGTGAGGAGAATGAGAATGAAATAAAAGAAATAATTGAAGAAATCTACAAAATAAAATTAATGAATAAACCACCGACTAAAGTACAAAGTAAAATTTGTACAAAATGTAGTTATTATGAATTATGTTTTAGTTAAAAAGGTGATTTTATGAAAAGAAGCATATATGTAAATACTAATGGACGATTAAGTAGAAAAGACAACACCATTTACTTAGAAAGTGAAACTTATGGTAAAAAGCCTATCCCAGTAAATAATATCCAAGAGATATTTTTGTTTGGAGAAGTTGATTTAAATACAAAAGCAATCAATTTTTTAGCGCAAAACAACATAACACTTCATGTTTTTAATTATTACGGGTATTATACAGGAAGTTTTTATCCGAGAGAGCATTTGCCGTCAGGATTTTTACTTGTAAAGCAGGTTGAAAAATATAAAGATAATGAAGAAAGGCTTAAAGTTGCGAAAGAATTTATTAACAGTGCAAGCCATAATATATTGAAAAACGTAAAGTATTATTCAAACAGAAAAGAAGGCTTAGACGAATACGTTAAAAAAATTGAAGCCGAAAGAGAAAACATAAAAGATGTAAAAAATATAAATGAGTTAATGGGTATAGAGGGTAGGATTAGGAATATTTATTACAGTGCTTTTGAAATTATAATTGATGGAAAATATGACTTTAAAAACAGAACAATGAATCCTCCCGACAATCCCATAAATGCAATGATTTCTTTTGGAAACTCTATGATGTATTCAAGTGTCCTTTCTGAAATATACAACACGCAGTTAAATCCTACAATCAGTTATTTGCATGAGCCGGGAGAAAGAAGATTTTCTTTAAGTTTAGATATTAGCGAAATATTTAAACCGATAATTATTGATAGAATAATTTTCACTTTAATTAATCAGAGGATGATAAGAGAAGAACATTTTGACCAAGATTTAAGCATGTGTTATCTTAATGATAAGGGAAGGCTGATTTTTGAGAAAGAGTTTGATGAAAAATTGAAAACAATTATAAAACATCCGAAACTAAATAAAAGTGTAAGCTATAAAAGGCTTATTCGCCTTGAGTGTTATAAACTTATAAAACACATCATTGATGAAGAAGAATATGAAGGTTTAAAAATGTGGTGGTAACATGTATACTCTTATTGTTTATGATGTTGAAGAAAAAAAGGTTGCAAAAGTAAATAAATTTTTAAAGACATATTTGAATTGGGTACAAAATTCTGTTTTTGAAGGCGAATTAACAGATGCTCAGTTAAACAGAATTATATCGTGGATAAAAGCTCATCTTGACTTAGAGATTGATTCTGTGATGATTTATACGGCAAGGTCAGAAAAATGGCTTTCTAAAAAAATAATTGGGGTAGAAAAAAATTCTACAAATAATATATTGTGAGGGGATAAAATGCGCATAAAGATAACATTATTACCTGATGAAGATAATGTTTTAAACTTAAATTATAATTATTTTTTGTCAGCATGGATATACAATACTTTACAAAAAGCAAATAAAGAATATGCTGATGAATTACACTCTAAAGGGTATAGTTATGGTAAAAAAATATTTAAATTATTTACATTTTCACAATTAAGATGTAAAAATATAAAAATAATCGGTGAAAATATTAAATTTATGAATAGAACATTTTTATATATTGCATCACCTAAAAAAGAATTTATTTTGAATTTTGTAAAAGAAATTTTAGAAAACAATCTTTTAATATTGCAAGATTATAAATTTCGGATAGAAAGTGTGGAAGTAGAAAAAGAACCTTTTTTTGAAAAAGAAAATAGATTCATATGTTTATCTCCGATTGTAACATCAACAGCGGTAGTAATTGAAGGCAAAAGAAAAAGTGTGAATTTACCGTTGTATGATGACAGATTTGTTGAAAATTTAAAAAACAATCTCATTGAAAAATATTTTATAATATATAAAACATTGCCTGACAATATAAATATAAAAATAAATTTTGATATGAATTATTATAACAAAAATCCACAAGGTAAAAGGATAAAATACAAAAATGTATTTATAAAAGGATATATGGTTCCATTTTCCATGTCGGGAAATGCAGAAATGATTAAAGTAGCCTATAATTGCGGAATAGGCGAAAAAAATAGTGGAGGTTTCGGGATGATTCAAAAAATAGAATGAATATATATGAAATAAATTTCTTGTCGACCTTTTCCGATGCAAAAATCTCGGGAGGTCGACAAGAAAAGCAACGTTTACAATTAAATTAAATAAAAAAGATTTGAGTAAAAAATGTATTTTTATACATAAAAAATTCAAAAAATTTTTCAAAAAAACACTTGCAAACCTCTTAAAAATATGGTAAACTGAGATAGACAAGTAAGAATTTTAATACAAAAGATTTTGGATTTTAATCTGACCATATTGGAATTGAAACGATAGAAAAAGCCTTCAGACACGTTCATCAAAACAGATTTTAATCTGACCATATTGGAATTGAAACGTTTATACTGAAGACAGCAATACAGCTGCTATTTTGATTTTAATCTGACCATATTGGAATTGAAACTCCCATAAGCCTTTTACAAATTCCTTTTCCGCAAAATTTTAATCTGACCATATTGGAATTGAAACTAGCTATATACGATACAAGCGTAACACAACCGGATAATTTTAATCTGACCATATTGGAATTGAAACTTAATGCCATGCAAACCTTGTAAAGCAAGGAAATTATATTTTAATCTGACCATATTGGAATTGAAACTATGTGTCAGGGAAAAAAAGACACAGGTTCCTGCCGATTTTAATCTGACCATATTGGAATTGAAACTCTTTAGTGTTAACTGCGGTTTGAAGAATCTTAACAATTTTAATCTGACCATATTGGAATTGAAACTAATAAAAACACCTCCTATAATTTTCTACTTTAATAGATTTTAATCTGACCATATTGGAATTGAAACTCTTTTTTGTATAATCTGTCCCTTATGGCACTTGTAATTTTAATCTGACCATATTGGAATTGAAACTGCCTCCCTCTTTTCTGGAAGGGCTTCCCATAGAGCCTATTTTAATCTGACCATATTGGAATTGAAACTGTCCTTTTATTTTCTTATCCCTATTTCTTATCGCATCAATTTTAATCTGACCATATTGGAATTGAAACTTGCTTCTACTGAACGTGACAACTGTACAAGTCTTACATTTTAATCTGACCATATTGGAATTGAAACTAAATTTTGTAAATTTTTCTTTCATATTTAACATTTTATTTTAATCTGACCATATTGGAATTGAAACTCATTTGAGAAGGAATTATACTATGTCTTGAAAACATTTTAATCTGACCATATTGGAATTGAAACCAAAGCAAAGGTGGCACTACTGTTCCGGATAATCTTGATTTTAATCTGACCATATTGGAATTGAAACTAAAAAAGCTGTTGCAGAAGGATATAACTGCCAGCGATTTTAATCTGACCATATTGGAATTGAAACTTGGGAAAAAGGACGTATAGCAAATGTACTTTTAAAATTTTAATCTGACCATATTGGAATTGAAACGAAATAAGCAGTATTGAGTATCAACAAGGCGAATTGATTTTAATCTGACCATATTGGAATTGAAACGTGGAGTCTTGTGTCTGATGACAACCTGTAGGCTGTATTTTAATCTGACCATATTGGAATTGAAACTTTTCCTTTATCTTGAAAAAAAACCTGGAATTCCTTTATTTTAATCTGACCATATTGGAATTGAAACGAAATAAGCAGTATTGAGTATCAACAAGGCGAATTGATTTTAATCTGACCATATTGGAATTGAAACGTGGAGTCTTGTGTCTGATGACAACCTGTAGGCTGTATTTTAATCTGACCATATTGGAATTGAAACTTTTCCTTTATCTTGAAAAAAACCTGGAATTCCTTTATTTTAATCTGACCATATTGGAATTGAAACGAAATAAGCAGTATTGAGTATCAACAAGGCGAATTGATTTTAATCTGACCATATTGGAATTGAAACGTGGAGTCTTGTGTCTGATGACAACCTGTAGGCTGTATTTTAATCTGACCATATTGGAATTGAAACCCTGCTTCACAGGAGTTGATTCAAGCAGGCAAAGACCATTTTAATCTGACCATATTGGAATTGAAACTGGGGACTTCTTTTACGATTTCGGGGATTTGTCGCCAATTTTAATCTGACCATATTGGAATTGAAACGAAATAAGCAGTATTGAGTATCAACAAGGCGAATTGATTTTAATCTGACCATATTGGAATTGAAACTTTATTTTACAAGGCATATCGATTACTCTTGATATAAATTTTAATCTGACCATATTGGAATTGAAACTCGTACCTATCCCCCCACCCGGCAAAAGATGCAGGAATTTTAATCTGACCATATTGGAATTGAAACCTTGAAACAAGATAAATTTTATGGATAGTAATATTATGAAATGCTGCAAAGATATTATAAGTCGAAGCAGCATTTTAATATTCATTCAAAAAGGCGATGTTTATAAAATGTTTCAGGAATCAATTAAAAGTATAGAGAAGAATTTTATAAATACTATCCTAACATATAGGGCTTGCAAACAAAAAAATTCAATAGAGGAGTTCATGCTAATTTTATATTTGACAGGAGTTTATTAAATACCCTATAATTATTCGAAGAGCTTTTTAAAAAGCCAAAGAATAAGGCGCAGGTTTATAAATCATGGAATTTACAATAATTTAACATAAATTAATACTTGAATACATATTTTCAAAACATATAAAATAAAACCATAGGAGTGATAATAGAATGAAAATAAAAGTTGCTGTCTTATTTGGCGGTCAATCAGGTGAACATGAGGTATCAAGGGTTTCGGCGACGTCAATAATAAATAATATGGATAAAGGTAAATATGATATATATATGGTAGGGATAACGAAAAAAGGAGAATGGTATTTATTTAAAGGAGATGTTGAGAAGCTATCAACAGGGGAATGGGAAAAAGAAGGTATTCCTGCTGTTATAGGACCGTCAACAAAATATAAAGGTATACTTGCATTTGAAGATGGGAAAAATCAACTATATCCTATTGATGTTGTATTTCCTGTACTACATGGACCAAATGGTGAAGACGGAACAGTACAGGGTTTATTGGAATTATTGGAGATGCCCTATGTCGGTCCAAATGTACTTTCATCATCATTATGTATGGATAAAGTATTTTCAAAAAAAATTTTTAAGGAGTCCTCTTTACCTACACCTGATTTTAAAGTCATATATAAGAATGAACTAAAGAATATTAATTTGATTCTTAAAGAAGTATCGGAAATAGGTTATCCATGTTTTGTGAAACCTGCAAATATGGGTTCAAGTGTAGGGATTACAAAAGTCCATCATGAAGAAGAATTAAATGACGCCTTGAAATTAGCTTTTAAATATGATAGAAAAATAATTGTAGAGAAAGGGATAGATGCCAGAGAGATAGAATGTGCGGTTTTAGGCAATGAAAATCCCGTGGCATCTGTTGCAGGTGAGATACTTCCATGCCATGAGTTTTATGATTATAATGCCAAGTATTTTGATGAAGGGAAATCAAAGCTTTTAATACCGGCACCTGTACCTGATGTAAAAATGGAGGAAATAAGGGAGCTTGCAATTAAGGCATATAAGGCTTTAGACTTACGAGGTTTAGCAAGGGTAGATTTTCTTATGGATAGAAATACTGGCAAGGTTTACTTAAATGAACTTAATACCATACCCGGTTTTACAAAAATAAGTATGTACCCAAAATTATGGGAGGCTACGGGAAAACAATACTCTGAATTAATTGATGAACTTATTAAACTTGCTATAGAAGCGCAAAAAGATAAATGTACCGATTGGTAATTAGATTAAGAAAGGGAGTTGGATTTGAAAAAGGTATTAGTAACGGTTAAAGGGATACAAAAGAATGACCAGAATGAACAAGGCATAATAGAACTTGTTACAGAAGGTAAGTTTTTAAGAAAAGGTGATAATTATTATATAAAATACGATGAAAGTGAAATATCCGGTATGGATGGGACTACAACAACCCTAAAAGTAAGTGATGATGTAATTACATTAATAAGATTCGGCTCAAATCAGGCAAAGATGATTTTCAAAAAAGATAAAAGATATCAATTAGATTATATTACTCCATATGGAAAGGTATTACTTGGTATAAAACCATACAAATTATTTGTTAATATGAATGAAAACGGCGGAGAATTAGAGATTAAATATAACCTTGATTTAAACAAAGAAATAGTAAGCAATAATGAACTACATCTTACAGTTCGGGAGGTAAATAATGGATAATATTGTACAAAGGGTAAAAGATGAGATAAAAGACATGGTGATAAAATCCATTAAAAAAGCTGTTGATAGTGGATTGATGTCGATTGAAGAAATTCCGGAAATTGAGATAGAAGAGCCAAAAGAAAAACAGTATGGTGATTTTGCTATAAATACAGCAATGATAATGTCAAAGCAGGCGAAGATGGCACCGCGCAAGATAGCAGAGATTATTGTGAATAATATTAATAAAGAGGATTCTCTCATTGAAAAAATAGATGTGGCAGGACCCGGATTTATTAATTTTTATATTAAAACCA
This is a stretch of genomic DNA from Aceticella autotrophica. It encodes these proteins:
- the cas7i gene encoding type I-B CRISPR-associated protein Cas7/Cst2/DevR — encoded protein: MNNVNGFILIDAPASALNNAGPDIGAKTENTIAVKKIRRGRGEYVYVSGQAFRYWIRNSLENIFRWELSPIERESKIAFTAANPFKYPDDDVFGYMKAIGKKSGTTLTRVSPFKCSPLISVTPVNIVNDFGVMARHEGDPVPYEHQFYSTVLKGIFSLDLDSVGRFSSVNKTGYMNITQAYKEEWETHNCIVEEDGKVISLPVDIRGKRASELIGVLPYIFGGAKQTSHLTDVSPKFIVLAILNCGNNIFMNIAVDEKGEAAINVKALKEVILDYQENIISDLYIGKREGFMDEYNEDLKHMLDELNSTLSNIKVHLLTVNDAVSNFQQVVSGFYKR
- the cas5b gene encoding type I-B CRISPR-associated protein Cas5b, with the translated sequence MRVLRVHLVGWTASFRYPIFVTGYQPTLPVPPVSTIYGLISAAKGEYITPKDTKVGYVMRSDAKGIDLETIYMLSNDNSVKSNIYKREFLLNPDLYVYLTNLSFKDAFKKPEYSLLLGRSSDLMMVEEVKEIDLVQKHGKKRVGGTVVPFGEEGIWGPLQALPMYFSNTIPREAIRIRPYYVLGDFIEYEGDSFWYDEELDWGVYIHG
- the cas3 gene encoding CRISPR-associated helicase Cas3' — encoded protein: MGKKILAKSSEYGEETLIQHTRNALLVFKSLKDAYPEVVEICDDEKFYEYLFVTVFLHDFGKAAEGFQKMLKEGNPWGYRHEIISAGFISCLPYSEDVKKDIALAIITHHKDLYELQESYSTLTTPGKDNYIKKLKELEGNIKYLQFMIDKVPEWSKEFLEYEIRLKQIQSIEEIEDAFHFAVKEYLNAYEDKKIKNDKRKLFLGGFLTACDHLSSASQEEIVKAISDMKNIFKFESYKDMQLKAMNTKGSAILIAPTGYGKTEASLLWSDFNQNESKGKRVFYLLPYTASINAMYNRLKNSFGDEKVALLHGKALYFLYKEFTKSGEDYFDVVNMARPKYDLSKKIFKPYKVLTPFQILKYFFGVTGFEQHIGEMTGGLFIVDEVHSYDPHTTALIIETLKYLKENYKAEVLIMSATLPIFLKELFMKELNINCLIEPCREELKNIARHRVSIIDGDVFSNIGKIIKDIKENKKVLVVCNTVDRAQKVYNELKDYTNEKALLHSRFILKDRERIEKSLDKVQLLVGTQAIEVSLDIDFDVLYTESAPIDALIQRFGRVNRKGYKGISPVYIFSQGSCEDKFVYKNQKVVSKTLELLSKYDMLSEDLIQNLVNEVYKDGYIDKDYEEFLKAKDSFRNVVSQLYPFIENKYLKEEFYELFDNREVVPYIFEEEYINKIKNKEYFEAAGYVVGISQGRYIALKKQGLIEDKGYDVDFVYCEYDKDLGLLIDKPYDNVFTT
- the cas4 gene encoding CRISPR-associated protein Cas4, with product MDLITGTEINYYFVCKHKLWLFTHGINMEHNSDYVDIGKSLHENSFQREDKEILLDGRVKIDFIKNQLEIHETKKSKAIEEATKYQVLYYIYYLKMKGVDKVTGVIHYMDNHSKEEISLSEENENEIKEIIEEIYKIKLMNKPPTKVQSKICTKCSYYELCFS
- the cas1b gene encoding type I-B CRISPR-associated endonuclease Cas1b; translation: MKRSIYVNTNGRLSRKDNTIYLESETYGKKPIPVNNIQEIFLFGEVDLNTKAINFLAQNNITLHVFNYYGYYTGSFYPREHLPSGFLLVKQVEKYKDNEERLKVAKEFINSASHNILKNVKYYSNRKEGLDEYVKKIEAERENIKDVKNINELMGIEGRIRNIYYSAFEIIIDGKYDFKNRTMNPPDNPINAMISFGNSMMYSSVLSEIYNTQLNPTISYLHEPGERRFSLSLDISEIFKPIIIDRIIFTLINQRMIREEHFDQDLSMCYLNDKGRLIFEKEFDEKLKTIIKHPKLNKSVSYKRLIRLECYKLIKHIIDEEEYEGLKMWW
- the cas2 gene encoding CRISPR-associated endonuclease Cas2; its protein translation is MYTLIVYDVEEKKVAKVNKFLKTYLNWVQNSVFEGELTDAQLNRIISWIKAHLDLEIDSVMIYTARSEKWLSKKIIGVEKNSTNNIL
- the cas6 gene encoding CRISPR-associated endoribonuclease Cas6, with the translated sequence MRIKITLLPDEDNVLNLNYNYFLSAWIYNTLQKANKEYADELHSKGYSYGKKIFKLFTFSQLRCKNIKIIGENIKFMNRTFLYIASPKKEFILNFVKEILENNLLILQDYKFRIESVEVEKEPFFEKENRFICLSPIVTSTAVVIEGKRKSVNLPLYDDRFVENLKNNLIEKYFIIYKTLPDNINIKINFDMNYYNKNPQGKRIKYKNVFIKGYMVPFSMSGNAEMIKVAYNCGIGEKNSGGFGMIQKIE
- a CDS encoding D-alanine--D-alanine ligase family protein, whose product is MKIKVAVLFGGQSGEHEVSRVSATSIINNMDKGKYDIYMVGITKKGEWYLFKGDVEKLSTGEWEKEGIPAVIGPSTKYKGILAFEDGKNQLYPIDVVFPVLHGPNGEDGTVQGLLELLEMPYVGPNVLSSSLCMDKVFSKKIFKESSLPTPDFKVIYKNELKNINLILKEVSEIGYPCFVKPANMGSSVGITKVHHEEELNDALKLAFKYDRKIIVEKGIDAREIECAVLGNENPVASVAGEILPCHEFYDYNAKYFDEGKSKLLIPAPVPDVKMEEIRELAIKAYKALDLRGLARVDFLMDRNTGKVYLNELNTIPGFTKISMYPKLWEATGKQYSELIDELIKLAIEAQKDKCTDW
- a CDS encoding DUF1934 domain-containing protein, with the protein product MKKVLVTVKGIQKNDQNEQGIIELVTEGKFLRKGDNYYIKYDESEISGMDGTTTTLKVSDDVITLIRFGSNQAKMIFKKDKRYQLDYITPYGKVLLGIKPYKLFVNMNENGGELEIKYNLDLNKEIVSNNELHLTVREVNNG